The sequence below is a genomic window from Methylotuvimicrobium alcaliphilum 20Z.
CGCTGGCCAGTTTTAAGTTGGATTCCGGACAATGGACGATATGGGCTCCGGAGCTGGCGAACAATTCGATTTCGTCGTCGAGCAATTGAGTCATGTGCACAGCGACGAAAGAGGGGTTAATCAGGCCGAATTCATTGAGTCTTGTTATCGGGCGCGTACCGGATTTTTCGAATGCCTCATCGACTTCATGTTTCGTTTCGTGAACATGCATGTGTACCGGAACATCGAGTTCATCGGCGAAAGTTCTGACTTTCTGCAGCGGTTCGTCTGAGACCGTGTAAGGTGCATGCGGCGCAAACGGAGTTATGATCAATGGTTCGTGGCGGAGACGGTCGTGCAGTTCTAAGCCTTTTTCGATATAACGATCGGCATTTTCGGCCCAAGCGGACGGAAAGTCGATGAGAATCATGCCTATCCCGGCGCGTATGCCATGATGTATAGCCTGTTGCGCGGTGATTTCCGGAAAAAAATACATATCGTTAAAACAGGTCGTACCGCCGCGTATCATTTCTGCGATCGCCAGATCGGTTCCGTCCCGGACGAAAGCTTCGCCGACCCATTGGTGTTCGAGCGGCCAGATATGATTTTGCAGCCAGTCCATTAAATGTAAATCGTCGGCAATGCCGCGCAATAGCGTCATCGCGGCATGAGTATGGCAGTTGATTAGGCCGGGAATAAGGGCGTGTCGGTCGAGATTCTCCACCGAATCGGCTTGGTATTTTTGCGAGGCTTCCGTTGTCGGCAATAGGTCGACGATTCGACCTTTGTCGATAATCAACGTATGGTGCTCGTAGGTTACGGATTCGGGCTCAACAGGTATAATCCAGCGGGCATTGATAGCAATATCGACTTTCATGAACGGTTTCCAATTTAAATGAATAGCCTGCGTGCAATGTGTGTCGATAGAATGCATCGCAAGATAAAACCGAATTATAACTTTTTTTCCTACCTATTCGATAAACAATGACTGAACCCAAACAATTAGCGGTACAAGCCCTGCAATGGACAGGCGATTCGTTAAAAGTCCTGGATCAAAGGCTGCTTCCCGAAACTATCGCTTATGAAGACTACCGCGATGCGCAGGGCGTCGCTGAAGCGATAAAAACGATGCGTGTGCGCGGTGCGCCCGCGATCGGTATTGCGGCGGCCTACGGTGTGGCGTTATCGGTGAAGCTGCATTGCTATGATCGTTCGGTAAATTGGTCTGACCAGGTGTTTGCCGATATCGAACGGCTGGCGGCATCGCGCCCGACCGCAGTCAATTTATTTTGGGCCTTGGACCGGATGAAAGCTCTTTTAAATTCCCAGCCGGAAGATCCGGTGGCGGCAACACAAGCCTTGGCCGTAGAAATTCATCAGGACGATATTGCCGCGAATCATCGAATAGGCGAGTTAGGCGCCGACATTATCGGTGGGGCTAAAGGCGTTTTGACGCATTGTAACGCCGGCGCCTTGGCGACAGGCGGTTACGGTACCGCGCTCGGCGTGATTCGAAGCGCCTGCCGGCGAGGCTTAAATAAAGTTTTTGCAGGAGAAACCCGCCCTTGGTTACAAGGCGCCCGACTGACCGTTTGGGAATTGGCTCAAGACGGTATTGCGGCGACCTTGATAGCCGATTCAGCGGCCGCCTGGTTGATGAAGTCGGGTGCGGTCGATTGGATCGTCGTCGGTGCCGATCGGATTGCGGCGAACGGCGATACCGCAAACAAAATCGGCACTTATTCGCTTGCGGTACTGGCCAAACAGCATGGCGTCAAGGTAATGGTAGCGGCTCCGTTATCGACGATCGATTGGAATCTTGCCGATGGTAGCGGTATTGAAATCGAACAGCGCGAACCTAATGAACTGTTACCGGATAGTTATAATCAGGAATCCTTGGTCAGCGCTTGGAATCCGGTTTTTGATGTGACGCCGGTCGAATTAATTGCGGCGATCGTGACCGAACGCGGCGTGGTAGTGAATCCATCAGAAAATGGCATGGGGAGTCTT
It includes:
- a CDS encoding TRZ/ATZ family hydrolase; translated protein: MKVDIAINARWIIPVEPESVTYEHHTLIIDKGRIVDLLPTTEASQKYQADSVENLDRHALIPGLINCHTHAAMTLLRGIADDLHLMDWLQNHIWPLEHQWVGEAFVRDGTDLAIAEMIRGGTTCFNDMYFFPEITAQQAIHHGIRAGIGMILIDFPSAWAENADRYIEKGLELHDRLRHEPLIITPFAPHAPYTVSDEPLQKVRTFADELDVPVHMHVHETKHEVDEAFEKSGTRPITRLNEFGLINPSFVAVHMTQLLDDEIELFASSGAHIVHCPESNLKLASGFCSVAKCLDAGINVALGTDGAASNNDLDMFGEMRSAALLGKAVANDASAIPAMTALKMATINGAKALGLDNEIGSLAIGKSADIVAIDLSGIETQPIYCPVSQIVYAASRHNVTDVWVSGKRLLKQRRLTTLDLADLTLKIDLWRQRLSR
- the mtnA gene encoding S-methyl-5-thioribose-1-phosphate isomerase, coding for MTEPKQLAVQALQWTGDSLKVLDQRLLPETIAYEDYRDAQGVAEAIKTMRVRGAPAIGIAAAYGVALSVKLHCYDRSVNWSDQVFADIERLAASRPTAVNLFWALDRMKALLNSQPEDPVAATQALAVEIHQDDIAANHRIGELGADIIGGAKGVLTHCNAGALATGGYGTALGVIRSACRRGLNKVFAGETRPWLQGARLTVWELAQDGIAATLIADSAAAWLMKSGAVDWIVVGADRIAANGDTANKIGTYSLAVLAKQHGVKVMVAAPLSTIDWNLADGSGIEIEQREPNELLPDSYNQESLVSAWNPVFDVTPVELIAAIVTERGVVVNPSENGMGSLKS